TATTATTAGGGTATCAGTATACAAAAGTGTTAGATGACCAGCCTGCCAATTAACTTGGCTGTCATGGAATAAAAATAGAATGTAGGGGTTATATGCAAGTTTTTGTCTCACCAGGGAGGAAGAATGTGAGACATAGAGATAACTATACAGCGTTGTTTAAAGCTTTATATATCAGAAGGTAGAAACCTtaatgcttcataccttgtaacAGATACCTTATGTTTcaagtccttgacctcattttcatggttcaatggttaaATTTCAGTTACTGAGTTTTTCTCCATTTTTCTAATACtctatgcaataggtcaactatatatggtgttcgaaaatattttatgatgtacatgtcagtctggcataTTTTATATGACATTAACCTCAATTTAATGGTTTATTGCTCCATATTAAGTTGGgttttgtttttctaatactttaagcaataggtcaactatatttggtttatggaatgatAAAAAAGTGTATATATCTGTCTAACAATTATCATCTGACTGCGAccttatttttatggttcattagtTAATCTTAATTTTCCTGGttaaagtttgtttcttagatactctTTGCAATAGTTTAACTTCATTTAAAGCATGTTATGATCATAATGTGTACAtaggtataagaagatgtagtctgtctggcagggttcatttTACCTTGACTTTGAAGATGTCGGTCTGgaaggtttcatctgaccttgacctcattttcatggttaatttatcaatgatttttttgggTAAAGTTTCTTAGATACTATGTGCAATAAATTaactatatttaaagcatattttgtgTATGTAATGACtgtgaggtgtacatgtatttccagtttggtctatctgaccttgacctcatgttaagtttatgtgatagttgtagttttatatttaggactaaaTATAaaactacaactatcacataaacttaacatgaggtcaaggtcagataaagaAGGCAaaacatttcagtgtgtgcactcttattAAAAGGTTGGCTTAGTATCTTTTACATTCAAAATGATCTGCATTCTAAAATAAAGCTGACACAAAATTTACTGAAATGAGTTTATTTGAAAACACTTTATAACGTAACAATGTACAGATTAAATTGTGATATACATGGTATTCACTGAAGCTTCAGAATGGAtgtcttttacatgtatatacagtgGCATGTTTCTGAAATATGTAATGATTCTGTTTCAATTCAACAatgtacattatttatttaattttacttattcAGTTCAATTTTCAAGAATAATCTAAAATTTGTTGCATTACCATTAAAAGTTAAACATAATTTCAAGTTGATAATAGGATTTTTCATTACAGGAACTATCTCAAATAATTCTTGTAATTAATGGTTTCAGGTAGAAATATTGCACCTAAAATACAAATATCTTATgatgtaaaatttatttttgtgtgCTCAGCCATATAATTTTAACATGCATTATAAATGACAATTTTCCACCTGAAACTCAAGATATGAGAAATGTTTCAACTTTATTCAATTCAGCTTGAAATTTGATGTTTGTTTTTAAGGTTTACAGAGTTTATCAAATGTTTCACATATGTAAAATTGCTTTTTTATTAGCAAAATATGAAAAGTATTCATATTTATGCATTAGTTCAATAGTAAATCTGCATCCTAAAAAGATTATCCTCTAGATGGAACTCATGTTCCTATGTATTATGTATTTCAAATTATGTATTTCAAATTACGTATTTGAAATCACATTCTGGAGAATAATCTTAAAGTAcatttgtgaaaaattaaaatattagatACATAGTATtcttataaattgttttattcatAGAAAACCGTTTTTCTGTTGTTTCTGTTACCCATATTCTTTTCTTTGCCAGATGTACTATAGCCTACCAGACTATTGAATTAAAAGAAAAGTTTTTGCGGAGATCTGGTTGTAGAAAGACAGAAATTGATCAAGGTATTTTTATTTAGCTAATTTTGAGACACTAATGTGACATTAAATGGCTGCTGTCAAATAGTTACATTGTTGGTTGCTCTGTTGTCAGAGTGTAAAAACTTTCCAGCCATCATTGGTCATTTAATTTAATATTGGATTTTCCCAGCTGTATTGTCAGGGATGCTTTATTGCATGTTAGCTAAAAGGAAACCATTGTATGGTTCACAGTATCTTGCAAAAACACAGTTTGTGCtaagataattttcaaataacATCTATTTCCACTAATGTGTAGTTTACAAAttaccaaaaaatgtaaaaaataaaaagaaatcaatttgaaaatgttgTATTTCCCTTGCCTTCCTACCTtagaaaaataactaaaaaaaatcaacttttgtttaattgacatcgattttatatataaCCTTATTGGTCAAGAGGGGgtagggggtcagtgaaaaaactatatgaattaagttttttatacTATATTgtacttttgatgtcgtccctaattcAGAGcatgctttttatacgaccgcaaaatttgaaaaaattttcgtcgtatattgctatcacgttggcgtcgtcgtcgccgtcgtccgaatacttttagttttcgcactctaactttagtaaaagtgaatggaaatctatgaaattttaacacaaggtttatgaccacaaaaggaaggttggtattgattttgggagttttggtcccaacattttaggaattaggggccaaaaagggcccaaataagcattttcttggtttttcgcactataactttagtttaagttaatagaaatctatgaaattttgacacaaggtttatgaccacaaaagaacggttgggattgattttgggagttttggtttcaacagtttaggaattaggggccaaaaaagggcccaaataagcattattcttggttttcgtacaataactttagtttaagtaaatagaaatcaatgaaatttaaacacaatgttaatgactacaaaaggaaggttggtattgattttgggagtttaggtcccaacagtttaggaattaggggccaaaaagggacccaaataagcatttttcttggttttcccaccataacgttagtataagtaaatagaaatctatgaaatttaaacacaaggtttatgaccataaaaggaaggttggtattgattttgggagttttggtcccaacagaataaggggcccaaagggtccaaaattaaactttgtttgaattcatccaaattgaataattggggttcttttgatatgccgaatctaactgtcatgactgtgtatgtagattcttaacttttggtcccgttttcaaattggtctacattaaggtccaaagggtccaaaattaaacttagtttgattttgacaaaaaatgaatcagttcggttctttgatatgctgaatctaaaaatgtacttagattcttgattattggcccagttttcaagttggtccaaatcggggtccaaaattaaactttgtttgatttcatcaaaattgaataaatggggttctttgatataccaaatctaactgtgtatgtagattcttcatttttggtcctgttttcaaattggtctacactaaagtccaaagggtccaaaattaaacttagtctgattttaacaaaaattgaaatcttggggttctttgatatgctgaatccaaaaatgtacttagattttttattatgggcccagttttcaagttggtccaaatcaggatctaaaattattatattaagtattgtgcaatagcaagtcttttcaattgcactgtattgcgcaatggcaagaaatatctaattgcacaatattgtgaaatagcaaattttttttttaattagagttatctttctttgtccagaatagtaagcaagaaatatctaattgcaaaatattgtgcaatagcaagatttttttttaattagagttatctttctttgtccagaattaacttaaatctttgttatatacaatatataatgtatattcactttttactaccaactgataaattaaaataatctttaccattcagtgataacaagcagtttttttacatcttaatattttatgatgtatttaaatgagtagttattgttgcaaactccattagaaattttaattgagattagttttggaataagggaaagggggatgtgattaaaaaaattgggttcaatttttctcatttgaaatttcataaataaaaaagaaaatttcttcaaacatttttttgagaggattaatattcaacagcatagtgaattgctctaagagaaaacaaaaattttaagttcattagaacacattcattctgtgtcagaaacctatgctgtgtcaactatttaatcacaatccaaatttagagctgaatccagcttgaatgttgtgtccatacttgccccaaccgttcagtgttcaacctctgcggtcgtataaagctacgccctgcggagcatctggttataatCAGATTAAAGTGAAATAATACAAGTTTATACATCTTTATCAGATAATTATACAAGTATCATGAACTGATTCCGCTAGTACAACATGGTTGTTACTTGGAAAACCTTAAGAATGGTCACACACTAATAATAAGTCATTAAAAAGGTTATGTATCAGTTGACTATAGAAGGTATGGTCTAACAGTTATGTATCAGTTGACTATAGAAGGTATGGTCTAACAGCTccacatttttgtaattttaactCATTATTACATTGATAATATTAGTTCCCACTGAAAGAATGGTTATTGTTGTAGAAAAATTGATTATATGTAAATGTCTCCTGGAAGTACAAAGTATCTGATACAGAAAGTTATATACATCTTTGACACTTAAACAATAAGGTTCTTTAATGGTTGTTCCACTTGAAACTATTCTTTGTTTTGAGTTCATGTAACTATGAATTAGTTAGGATATATTCATGTTAGGTAACTATTTTCaggaaaatatgtaaatagaagCAAGCCCAAAACTTAATCTGTGAAAGTCACCGGTATATACATTTACATTAAAAACCATTCAGTGATATGAacacaaattttatgaaatatgatGTTCATTTGCAATTTTACTTTACAGttgattgcattgagtgtgtagataaaggtaatatcttcagttagcttgcttgctagctgaaccgtgaagtcaacACTAGATTAGGAATACTACCCTCTTTTTCGAAGTAGCcaagtcctacagacagataaaTTGGTTATTTGTCTGACTAGTCAGGAGGGTAGTATTCCTTACCTAGTAATGACTTCACgtttcagctagcaagcaagctaaccaaaaaaATTACCTTTATCTACACCCTCAATGCAATTAACTGTAAAGATCTCTTTTAGTTGGGCAATATATTTAACCTGGTTGAATAAAATTGTATAACATTATGCTTGTTGTCATCATCTATTCCTGTTTccctttaaaaaagaaaatgttggtAATTTAGGAAAAAGGAAGTGATTTAATGTTCACTTTTGACTTCTATAGATTAATGGTGCTGACTGTGTCATCTTATTAAAACATGATGTCACTTAGTCTGTCATattcattggcggatccagggggggggcatatagttggaacccctcctttactctgggttgggaacatTATATTATCACTAGtggtaaaatttcattttttaaaagagggaTACTGGGGGCTGGGATTGGTAGGGGCaacaaatgtgtactagttttatgtttgtaaaataaatgaagtGATGTTGTCAGTTGAATATAAACCTTTGAACTTTGCTGAAAAATAGAAGATTCTGGTTGATATTCATACTTTTAAAAGTCAGGGCATGAGACCTAACTAGATAATTTACTACAGTGCTTGTCTATATGAACAACACTCTTGTAAATATGTACATGGttcttgcatgcaatattttcccCCTAAAAATATCTTAAGCAATTTTTCAAcaatattctttttataaatacaattattccatttttttaaatcttgatatGAATAAATGTGTATAATATTTGCAAAACTTTACTATTCACATAGACGTACCTagcaaatcatttaaaaaaagtcataTAATTTATAAGGCCAAATAGGGCCCTTAAGGCACCTCCTACTCATTTGAGAATTGTCTGGATTGAACAAACAGTCATTCTTACAAATAAAGATACAGACTAGCCAACTACTAAAATAGACATTTTCTCAAGGTACACATTACCAGTAAATTGTACTCTATATTTAAACATAACAAACAAAGCTACTCCCAAGTTATATAGTCTCAACAATTAGTATTGTCATAGTGGAGGTCATCATATAAAGATTTGctaaacatacaaaaaataagACGTTTCATCATTTAGGTATTTGTCTTCTGTTATTTACctagaaataaagataaaatgtaaTACTGGACTACTGGAGGGAAATTTACCAGCTAATCTTCCAATTTGATTGATTATCATGATGGCAGATATGAGCCCTGTGaacaaaaaaaatgatcaaaatgaTAATTTGAGAACACTCCAGTATAATATAATTGTTATTCTTGCTTCACAGGGGATATGGGCTCATATTTCCTGTTAGTGTACTATATCCCTTTCGTATGATGGCTCAGGGAATATCGGCTAATATTTCTTGCAAAGATCCCCTAAAAGTATAGTAGTCCATAATACTGTTCAGATGTGGACTGAATACtgcaatatttcttttaaattttaaaagaaagcaTGGATTGAGCAttcttatttataaaacaaagctTTTATAAGGaatctttttaaaatgaaatcatttgAAACAACGGCTCACATTACACATCTTgcaataatttagtttaatatGCCCTTTTGAAATCATAGCTGCAAAATTATgtaatattgataataaaattaggcatttcatcaaaaatttccaattttaaattattcatgCAGATAATATTTCTTTCTAGtcatttaaattcatataaacaaAAGCAGCatgtattttcaatatttgaactGAACAAATTATTTACTTGTCTTTAAGGAAACATTTAACAATTTATCATGTATTGAACACAATAATGTTGTATTTATCATCTTGTATACTGTCTTGATTCACATTGTTCATacacattttattgatataaactaATACACTAAATTCTGGATGATTATAATTTGACTTCTTGGTAGCTATTTTACATCAGTCTAATAGCACAGTTATCAAAGCATAAAAGACCATTGTTATATCTCTCAGAATGactttaaattatgtatatggaTGAATTCAGCTGCTGAGGTTAAGTTTTTGTACAAGCTGGTTGAACTTTAGTGATCTGTTCACTACTTAATTTAGAAAAGCATTATGACAAAGAAAAAATGATTTACAAGGTATATAATAAACAGGCTATATGATTGAACTTAATACAAACATTAAGTATGAAAGACATATTTCAGGAAAACAGCTTAACAGCaaaacttaaaaatgttttgaatatacaattattttattaaacttgAGTTACTTCAGTTGTAACAGTAGTATAAGCCATTCCATTTTGTTTGGCTGAGTGTACATTCCGTAAGGATATGAAATTACAAACAAACAGATTGGTAAATGTGTCACGGAACTGTTGACTCATAATACAATACAGAATAAAATTAATTGCACTGTTCAGAAGCACTAAAAGATCCATTATATCTCCTAAATTGGAATATACTGTCTGAAAGAAGTTTTGATTCAGGCCACTAATTCCTGCTAAAATTCCTTGTGGGAATTCAGTAATTACAAAGAAAAGCACAACAGCAACAAGCATCATGGTTGTCCTGTTATGTTCAGCAGACGTTTCTTCGTTGTGTCTTCCAGCTTGCTGTAACAAGCGCTGACGTCTTTTACTGGCTTCATGCATTGCACAAATGATGCATGCACTCAGAATCGTCAGTAAGACACAAGGAGCAATTTTGATGATGACTCCGTATATCCAAAATGTTATTGGTTGATATAATGAATGGCTTTGAGCAAACAAACTCAAATCAATCCAGTAGCCTGTATAGTTTGGTTGATATTCAGCCAGTTCATACACTCTGTACATGAAATAGTTTGGTATGCACAGTAAAATTGTTACCACTACCACAATACCAATTGTCAATTTCGCTCTTTCTAAACTGCATAGCTGGTTTGCCACCACGTGATGGCAAACAAAGATATACCGAAACACTGCCAAGGAAACGGTTAGCCACATTGCCATATTATGGCAGGTTATAACCACCAGATTGTTCACCACAACAAAATACATCCATCCCTTTGAATGTCCATATGTATCACGTGGAAGAGTGAAGACATAT
This sequence is a window from Mytilus edulis chromosome 1, xbMytEdul2.2, whole genome shotgun sequence. Protein-coding genes within it:
- the LOC139484008 gene encoding G-protein coupled receptor dmsr-1-like, with protein sequence MESLNSSGQNFTEQIVVNNEFVVFSEKYSQYHGYISSFICFFGVVSNILNIIVLTRKHMISPTNLILTALALADVMTMSVYLVYALYLYVFTLPRDTYGHSKGWMYFVVVNNLVVITCHNMAMWLTVSLAVFRYIFVCHHVVANQLCSLERAKLTIGIVVVVTILLCIPNYFMYRVYELAEYQPNYTGYWIDLSLFAQSHSLYQPITFWIYGVIIKIAPCVLLTILSACIICAMHEASKRRQRLLQQAGRHNEETSAEHNRTTMMLVAVVLFFVITEFPQGILAGISGLNQNFFQTVYSNLGDIMDLLVLLNSAINFILYCIMSQQFRDTFTNLFVCNFISLRNVHSAKQNGMAYTTVTTEVTQV